The Natrarchaeobius halalkaliphilus genomic sequence GCAAGCGGACTGAGAGGCGGACATAATCGTTTCACAGGCAGTCCGAATCCATTACTATAGACGGACTACCGGAGTGGGTAGTCCACGTGTAACCGTCCGTCGTGCTCGCGTCCGTTTCTCGAGGACCGGCTCGTCCTGCCGGATCTGGCGTCACGATCCTGTCGCCTGGAAACACGTTCGATCAGTTTCGGACCGATGAGATCGGATATTTGTTTCGAACGAGCAGTCGATCGGCGGTATGTTAACCAAACAGTCAACAAGCGAACTCGTACGGCGTGCCCAACCGTCTGATATTCCGTGATGAACGATCGGTAGGGGACGAACACAACGAACGATTTCGATCGATTCGACGGTTCGATTCGAGTTCGGTTCCGATCGCTTTTCGAGCGACGCTCACCGGATGGTGAACACGCGCTCACGATCGGACTCGAGGGAACGCGAGGGCGGTCCAGAAGGTATCCGTCCCGGCGGCCCCTCCCGATTCAGAAAGCGGGTTTTTTATACCATCCCTTCTATCTTCCGTCGTGAAGACGTCCCATCGAATCGAACGACCGCGTCGCTGTACCGCGAGTCGGTACTGGTTCGACGGTGTGGTGGGTCGCTGATCGACGAAATCGGAGAGTCCAGTTATGAACCTTACTCTGGCTCTGAGCGTTCTCGAACTCCCGCTCGATCAGCCGGTACTGGTGTTTGCGATCGCGATGGCGATCTTCCTGGCCGGTCCACTGATCGTCAAACGTCTCGGACAACCGGGAATCGTCGGTATCGTCGTACTGGGTGCGATCATCGGGCCCGGTGCGCTCGAACTCGTCGAACACTCGGACGCCATCGAGTTGCTCGGAGAGGTCGGCCTGATCTATCTGCTGTTTACCGTGGGACTCGAACTCGACATTCGAGGGTTCAAAGAGGCTCCGGAAAACGCGGCACTGTTCGGTCTCGCGAGTTTCTTTCTCCCGTTTACGGTAGGAACGTTCGCGACGTACACGATACTCGGGCTCGATCTCTGGGCTGCACTCTTGCTCTCGTCGGTGTTCGCATCCCACACGTTGCTCGCGTATCCGATCGTCAACCGCCTCGGCGTGACGAAAAACCGCGCCGTTACCGCCGTCTTCGGCGGGATCCTCTTTACCGACACGCTCGCCCTCGTCGTTCTGGCCATCGTCACCGGGGCGACGGACGGCGAGCTCACCGCCTGGCTGTTCGTCGAGGTCGGACTCTCCCTTCTGGTGTTGTTCGGAAGCATCTGGCTCGTCCTTCCACGTGGCTCGCGGTGGTTTTTCCAGAGCTTCAGCGAGGAGAGTTACTTCGAGTTCCTGTTCGTGATGGTCGCTATCTTCGCTGCCGCGAGCCTCGCGGAAGTGCTCGAGCTCGCCCCGATCCTCGGCGCTTTCGTCGCGGGGATCGCGCTCAATCAGCTCGTTCCACAGGGTGGGACCCTGATGAACCGCATCGAGTTCGTCGGGAACGCCTTTTTCATTCCCTTCTTCCTGTTACACGTCGGAATGCTCGTCGATCCGAGCGTTATCTTCGACGGTCCGGCGACCCTGCAGATCGCGGCACTCATCGTCGTCGTCATGGTCGCGACCAAGGGCGGGGCCGCCTGGCTCGTCGCAACGATCCAGGGATACACGGCACACGAACGTAACACGATCTTCGGCCTCTCGACCGGGCAGGCCGCGGCTGCGCTCGCGATCACGCTCGTCGGATACGACGCCGACCTCTTCGGTGCCGAAGTCCTCAACGCCGTCGTCCTGATGTTGCTCGTGACCGCCCTCCTGAGCCCGTGGTTGACCGAACGCGCCGCGAGCCGCCTCGCACTCGAGCGAGACGTCGGTGGCGAGGACGGAGACGGGAAAGACCC encodes the following:
- a CDS encoding cation:proton antiporter; this encodes MNLTLALSVLELPLDQPVLVFAIAMAIFLAGPLIVKRLGQPGIVGIVVLGAIIGPGALELVEHSDAIELLGEVGLIYLLFTVGLELDIRGFKEAPENAALFGLASFFLPFTVGTFATYTILGLDLWAALLLSSVFASHTLLAYPIVNRLGVTKNRAVTAVFGGILFTDTLALVVLAIVTGATDGELTAWLFVEVGLSLLVLFGSIWLVLPRGSRWFFQSFSEESYFEFLFVMVAIFAAASLAEVLELAPILGAFVAGIALNQLVPQGGTLMNRIEFVGNAFFIPFFLLHVGMLVDPSVIFDGPATLQIAALIVVVMVATKGGAAWLVATIQGYTAHERNTIFGLSTGQAAAALAITLVGYDADLFGAEVLNAVVLMLLVTALLSPWLTERAASRLALERDVGGEDGDGKDPNILLPLSHNAELQQRLLELAFVIKGDRGSEPVNVITVVQPNRESSTEEQIAAVQSDLDEIAATGSAAEVPIQTETRINHNVASGIVQAGVEVQANQIIMGWDATRTFRHRMFGSIIDQVLERTALPVLVSRLGHPINTTRRITVVVPIGADHHEGFYEVVHLVKQLASGLGAELRVIVVEGSPHQFEQLFDLVETEAPAEFDSIDDWGALIPRLEAETDDDDLIVAISPRRGDVGWHSELADLPAKLAELPPESFIAIHPRQGEPEYDRQYLRLK